Proteins from a single region of Apium graveolens cultivar Ventura chromosome 7, ASM990537v1, whole genome shotgun sequence:
- the LOC141670438 gene encoding acetyltransferase At1g77540-like, with the protein MSTKIVHNSKENKFETEDKKAYLVYELTNGGKVIDILHTFVPPSKRGLGLASHLCVSAFDHAQSHSLYVIPSCSYVSDTFLPRNPSWNHLVYKADTKSNM; encoded by the exons ATGTCAACCAAGATAGTACACAACTCAAAAGAGAACAAGTTTGAGACAGAAGACAAAAAAGCCTACTTAGTTTATGAGCTTACAAATGGTGGCAAAGTCATTGATATTCTCCATACTTTTGTCCCTCCTTCTAAAAGAGGACTTGGTCTCGCATCTCACTTATGCGTTTCAGCTTTTGATCATGCACAATCTCATTCTTTATATGTTATTCCCTCTTGCTCTTATGTCTCT GACACTTTTCTTCCTCGAAATCCATCTTGGAACCATCTTGTGTACAAGGCGGACACCAAATCAAACATGTGA
- the LOC141674638 gene encoding secreted RxLR effector protein 161-like: MVVRSLEPDKDPFRPREDDEEVLGPEIPYLGAIGVLMYLANNTRPDIAFAVNLLARFSSAPMYRHWNEIKHIFRYLRGTTDFGLFFPKKSTSQLIGYADAGYLSDPHFGKSQIGYVFTYCDFNEAVYDPYHNDNQRGVL; this comes from the exons ATGGTGGTTAGATCTTTAGAGCCTGATAAAGATCCATTTCGACCACGAGAAGACGATGAAGAGGTTCTTGGTCCTGAAATCCCATATCTAGGTGCAATTGGTGTACTTATGTATCTTGCAAATAATACAAGGCCAGATATTGCATTTGCTGTGAATTTATTGGCTAGATTTAGCTCTGCTCCGATGTACAGACATTGGAATGAGATCAAACATATATTTCGTTATCTTCGTGGAACAACAGACTTTGGATTATTCTTCCCGAAAAAATCAACATCTCAGTTGATTGGATATGCAGACGCTGGATATttgtcagatcctcattttggTAAATCACAAATTGGATATGTATTTACATATTGCG ATTTTAACGAGGCAGTCTATGATCCATACCACAATGACAATCAAAGGGGAgtgttgtga
- the LOC141674639 gene encoding uncharacterized protein LOC141674639 — translation MTNITSLSFVALDISGDNYLSWVQDVKLHLGSKKLSDTIKAENKSTAEENFTSIIFLRHHMHEDLKSEYLEVEDPFILWENLKDRYDHQKIVYLPAAENDWANLRLQDFKSVRAYSSALFKISYRLIMCGSAPLPEINNMSFQQNVRGKGNRGGRSQGRYRGRGRSHGHFRPYNNSSHRKWQSESQSKRKAPRGGKIENVCYRCGMDGHWTRNCHAPDHLVKLYQSSQKLKEKMVETNFANNNIDDFPRITTRGISINGPNEPNETPIWEAED, via the exons ATGACAAATATTACAAGCTTGTCGTTTGTTGCCTTGGACATTTCTGGcgataattatttatcatgggtACAAGATGTAAAGTTGCACTTGGGTTCAAAGAAATTAAGCGATACAATAAAGGCAGAAAATAAATCCACAGCCGAAGAAAACTTTACCTCTATAATTTTTCTCCGACACCACATGCATGAAGATTTAAAATCTGAGTACTTAGAAGTCGAGGATCCctttattttatgggaaaatctaAAGGATAGGTACGATCACCAGAAAATAGTTTATCTACCTGCAGCTGAAAATGATTGGGCTAATTTAAGACTTCAGGATTTTAAGAGTGTCCGAGCATATAGCTCTGCTTTGTTCAAAATAAGTTATAGGCTTATTATGTGTG GATCTGCCCCATTACCTGAAATAAATAACATGTCATTCCAGCAGAATGTACGTGGAAAAGGGAATAGAGGTGGACGGAGCCAAGGGCGGTACCGTGGACGAGGTCGGAGCCACGGGCATTTTCGTCCGTATAACAACTCTAGTCACCGGAAGTGGCAATCTGAATCACAGAGTAAAAGAAAGGCACCACGAGGAGGAAAAATTGAAAATGTTTGCTATAGGTGCGGCATGGATGGGCACTGGACACGTAATTGTCATGCCCCAGATCATCTTGTTAAGCTATACCAATCTTCACAAAAATTAAAAGAGAAAATGGTAGAAACAAATTTCGCCAACAATAACATAGATGATTTCCCGAGAATCACAACTAGAGGAATAAGCATTAATGGTCCGAATGAACCTAACGAAACTCCCATATGGGAGGCTGAAGATTAG